From a region of the Pontixanthobacter gangjinensis genome:
- a CDS encoding acetyl-CoA C-acetyltransferase has translation MAEAYIIDAVRTPRGIGKVGKGALSNEHPQHLAATVMKALKERNNLDTSTVDDVIWSVSTQDGKQAGDLGRMAALDAGFDITSSGTTLDRFCGGGITSVNFAAAQIMSGMEDCVVAGGTEMMSLTGQMMQEKMAAGIKPAMMGSYNERLQKVHPQSHQGICGDAIASMEGYTREELDEVGYRSQQRAAAAIAAGKFDKSLVPVTDDEGNVILDHDEYPRPETTREGLAELNPAFGKIADMPLDANGTTFRGLVNQKYPDLEIKNFHHAGNSSGVVDGAAGVLVTSEAYAKKHDLKPRGRIVATANMGDDPTLMLNAPVPAAKKVLAKAGLTKDGIDLWEINEAFAVVAHKFVTDLGLSWDNVNVNGGSIALGHPIGATGSILIGTVLDELERTGGRYGLVTMCAAGGMAPAIIIERVEDFI, from the coding sequence ATGGCCGAAGCCTATATCATCGACGCAGTGCGCACACCTCGCGGGATCGGAAAAGTTGGCAAGGGCGCACTGTCGAACGAGCACCCGCAACACCTCGCGGCCACGGTCATGAAAGCGCTGAAAGAGCGAAACAATCTCGATACCAGCACTGTCGATGATGTGATCTGGTCTGTCTCGACCCAGGATGGCAAGCAAGCCGGCGACCTTGGCCGGATGGCTGCGCTCGATGCCGGTTTCGACATCACTTCCAGCGGAACAACACTTGACCGCTTTTGCGGCGGCGGCATCACTTCCGTGAACTTCGCGGCGGCACAAATTATGTCTGGCATGGAAGATTGCGTCGTAGCAGGCGGTACGGAAATGATGAGCTTAACCGGCCAGATGATGCAGGAAAAGATGGCCGCAGGCATTAAGCCGGCCATGATGGGCAGCTATAATGAGCGCTTGCAGAAAGTTCATCCGCAATCACATCAGGGGATATGCGGCGATGCGATTGCATCGATGGAAGGCTACACCCGCGAAGAATTAGACGAAGTTGGTTATCGCAGCCAGCAACGCGCTGCTGCTGCAATTGCAGCTGGCAAATTCGACAAGAGCCTCGTCCCTGTCACGGACGATGAAGGTAATGTGATCCTTGATCATGACGAGTATCCGCGTCCCGAAACCACTCGCGAGGGCCTCGCAGAACTCAACCCCGCTTTCGGCAAAATTGCCGACATGCCGCTTGATGCCAATGGCACTACTTTCCGCGGATTGGTAAACCAGAAATATCCGGACCTCGAAATCAAGAACTTTCACCACGCTGGTAACAGTTCAGGCGTAGTTGACGGCGCGGCAGGCGTGCTCGTCACATCCGAAGCATACGCGAAAAAGCATGACTTAAAGCCGCGCGGCCGCATCGTCGCCACCGCCAATATGGGTGATGATCCGACGCTGATGCTAAACGCGCCAGTACCAGCGGCAAAGAAGGTTCTGGCCAAAGCCGGCTTGACGAAAGACGGTATCGATTTGTGGGAAATCAACGAGGCATTTGCTGTCGTCGCGCACAAATTTGTAACCGACCTAGGCCTGAGCTGGGACAATGTGAACGTCAATGGCGGTTCGATTGCGCTCGGCCATCCGATCGGCGCAACCGGTTCAATCCTGATCGGCACTGTGCTTGATGAATTGGAGCGCACCGGTGGACGTTACGGCCTTGTAACCATGTGCGCAGCCGGCGGCATGGCTCCGGCGATTATCATCGAACGCGTCGAAGACTTCATTTGA